From the genome of Fusarium keratoplasticum isolate Fu6.1 chromosome 11, whole genome shotgun sequence, one region includes:
- a CDS encoding 2,5-diamino-6-ribosylamino-4(3H)-pyrimidinone 5'-phosphate reductase, with protein sequence MPQLRYNVATSLDGYIASPDGSADWIVDDPTIDFKALYGEFNFFVMGRKTYETMLSLGGPTENPLSNRPKESVIVASQSLKPEDFPDITILSTNVLEFIRQLKLGTGKDIWLMGGSNLATQCMRAGLIDTVEAAVMPVVLGDGIKLMEAIDSTENLPVRLNLLGSEPLESGIIMTRYAVMQGPCK encoded by the coding sequence ATGCCCCAGCTTCGTTACAACGTGGCGACCAGCCTCGATGGCTACATAGCCTCGCCGGACGGCTCAGCTGATTGGATTGTCGACGATCCAACGATTGACTTCAAAGCACTTTATGGAGAATTCAACTTCTTTGTCATGGGTCGAAAGACGTACGAAACTATGCTGTCGCTGGGAGGACCGACTGAAAACCCTCTGTCCAACCGGCCGAAGGAGAGTGTCATAGTGGCGAGCCAATCTTTGAAGCCAGAAGATTTCCCCGATATCACTATCTTATCGACGAATGTGCTGGAATTCATTCGCCAGTTGAAGTTGGGAACCGGGAAGGATATATGGCTTATGGGAGGTAGCAATCTTGCAACTCAGTGTATGCGTGCCGGCTTGATTGACACAGTCGAGGCAGCAGTCATGCCCGTGGTATTGGGGGACGGCATCAAGTTGATGGAGGCAATTGACTCTACTGAGAATCTGCCTGTCAGACTCAACTTACTGGGAAGTGAACCGTTGGAGAGTGGAATCATCATGACCAGATACGCAGTCATGCAGGGACCGTGCAAATAA